Proteins from one Corticium candelabrum chromosome 4, ooCorCand1.1, whole genome shotgun sequence genomic window:
- the LOC134178321 gene encoding charged multivesicular body protein 1a-like, translating to MFRSSPKLEDTMFTLKFSMKQMERMAKKCEKEENAHKAKLKKAIEKKNVDVAKVYAENAIRKKNEGLNYLRMAARVDAVHSRINSAMMMKQVGKQMGSVIHGLDRVMQSMDLEKISAVMEKFESQFEDLDVHEKVLEGAMGAATTLSTPQDQVDQLIHQVAEENGLEIISQLDTTETPTALPTGTQSLSIEQEDQLTRRLARLRDAATS from the exons ATGTTTAGGTCTTCGCCAAAACTTGAAG ATACGATGTTCACATTGAAG TTTTCCATGAAGCAAATGGAGAGGATGGCCAAGAAATGCGAGAAGGAAGAAAACGCTCATAAAGCCAAGCTGAAGAAG GCTATCGAGAAAAAGAACGTAGATGTTGCCAAAGTTTATGCAGAAAATGCAATCAGAAAGAAAAATGAAGGATTAAATTACCTTCGAATGGCTGCGAGAGTAGATGCCGTTCACTCCAGAATCAACTCTGCAATGATGATGAAGCAG GTCGGCAAACAGATGGGAAGTGTCATACATGGGTTAGATAGAGTTATGCAGTCGATGGATTTAGAAAAG ATTTCTGCCGTAATGGAGAAATTTGAGTCTCAGTTTGAAGATCTTGATGTTCACGAAAAG GTGTTGGAGGGTGCTATGGGAGCCGCAACAACCTTATCAACTCCACAAGATCAGGTTGACCAACTCATTCACCAAGTTGCCGAAGAAAACGGTCTAGAGATCATCAGCCAACTGGATACGACAGAAACACCAACTGCTCTACCAACTGGTACTCAGTCTCTTTCAATAGAACAGGAAGACCAACTGACTCGAAG GCTCGCACGACTTCGTGATGCAGCTACATCCTAG